Part of the Streptomyces antimycoticus genome, TTCAGCGTGGAGACCGCCCTGGCCAACATCGCCGCCGAGCGCATCACCGTCCTCCCCGGCCCGCCCACCCTCCACCAGTCGCTCCTCGACCATCCGTCCCGCGCCGGCCATGACCTGTCCACGCTGCGCCTGGTCGTCACCGGCGCCGCCGTGGTCCCGCTGGAGCTGGTGGAACGGCTGCGCTCGGAGCTCGGGGTCGCCACCGTCCTGACGGCGTACGGCCTGACGGAGGCGTCGGGCACCGTCACGATGTGCCGCCGTGGCGATCCGCCCGAGGTCATCGCGGGCACGGCGGGCCGCGCGATTCCGGACACCGAGGTCAAGATCGCCCATCCCACCGGGCGTGAACTCGCGCCGGGGCGGCCGGGCGAGGTCTGGGTCCGCGGCTACCACATCACCCCCGGCTACTTCGAGGATCCGATCGCCACGTCCCGCACCATCACCCCCGACGGCTGGCTGCGGACCGGCGATGTCGGGGTGATGGACGAGCAGGGCAATCTGCGCATCACCGACCGCATCAAGGACATGTTCATCGTCGGCGGCTTCAACGCCTATCCCGCCGAAATCGAGCGACTCATCGCCCGCCACCCCGATGTGGCCGACGTCGCCGTCGTCGGCATCCCGGACGCGCGCCTGGGCGAGGTGGCCGAGGCGTACGTGGTCCGCCGTCCGGACTCGACGCTGACGGCGGACGATCTGATCGCCTGGTCGCGCCGGGAGATGGCCAACTACAAGGTGCCGCGACAGGTGGTGTTCCTGGCCGAGCTGCCGCGCAACGCCAGCGGCAAGGTCCTCAAGGCCGAGCTGCGGGCGGGCCGGTCAGTCTCGTAAGACCCCCAGCCGCCGCCGAAGGCGTGCGCGGGCGGGGCATCACCAAGGGGCCGGGCATGTTCGCCCGGCCCCTTCGGCCTGCGTAAGTCGTCTCGCCGCGCCTACTGCGGGCTGGTGGGGGCATGGCCCTCGCCCTGCGGGGCCGGGGCGGCGGCAGTGGCGTATTCGCTACTGTCCACGCCGACGATAGGGGTGTGACTATCGCTTGCAGCTGCGAATGCGGCTGTCTGGCTTGTGGCTCCGACCGCGGCACCTATAGCGATAATCAAGGTCGCAATGCCCTTTGTGGCACGAGTCATTCCGGTTCCTCCGATACGGGGGGTGATTATCTATTTTGTACTGCAAATTAACAAAGAGGGGTACGTGTGTTCGGCCATCTGGCCGGAACTGGTCGAAGCTTGGCGGAAAGGGGGCCCGCCCGGTGGTGCGCGGAGCCGATCGTCCGGAGGGCGCCCGCACAGAGGGGCCGACGCCGATGACGTCCCCTCCGCGTCATCGACATCGGCCCCGCGGTTACCTGGTGGATACGAACGACGTTCCGTGGTGGCCTACTGGGGTGCCGAGGGAGTGTGGCCCTCGCCCTCGGCGCTCAGCTGCGGCGGCGCCGGGGTGTGACCCTCGCCCTTGGTGCTGAGCTGCGGAGGCGCGGGCGTGTGCCCCTCCCCCTGCGTGCTGAGCTGCGGCGGCGCCGGGGTGTGACCCTCGTCCATGGTGCTGAGCTGCGGAGGCGCGGGCGTGTGCCCCTCCCCCTGCGTGCTCAGCTGCGGCGGGGCGGGCGTGTGGCCTTCGCCCTGGGTGACCGCCTGCGGCGGCGCCGGCGTGTGGCCCTCGTCCTGAGGAGTGAGGGTCGCCGGGTCGGCCTCCAGTGGCCGGTAGGTGTCGGACTGGGGCTTCTTGTCCGTGCTTGTCACGATCAACTCCATCGGATGCTCTGGTCGGTAGAGGCCCGTTGACACCCGCCCGGCGACTCCCCCGTGGGTCGCCGGACAGGTGTCTCAAAAGGGCCGCCCACCTTACGGTGTGACCTCGCAACCGACCCGTCTGCCCCCCGCGGGGACGGGTCGACCGGTACTAAGACTCCCGGACGGCGATAAACGATTGATGAACGGTCGGCGGGACGCGCGGTTATGCCGCGGTCGCGGGGGCCAGAAGCCCCCGGACGTCCTCTGCCTCCGGTGCTCCCAGCCGCTCGTGAATCGACAGCGCCTCACGCCAGCAGGCATCCGCGCGCTCGTTCTGGCCGAGCTCCAGCAGCGCCTTGCCGAGCAGCGTCAGCACGATGGCCCGGCGCCACTCGCCCCCGATGCCCCGCAGGGCGAGGGCCTGTTCGGCGTGGGTGGCGGCCTCCGCCGGGCGCCCGATGGACAGATGCGCCTCGGCCATCCGCTGGTGGGTCATGCCCTCCCAGAGCGGCTGGCGGTGCTCACGGAAGAGGCCGAGGGCCTCGGTGAGCTGCTCCAGCGCGTGGGTCAGGCTTCCGGACCCGGTCAGGGCGATACCCAGCGCGTACTTGCCGTTGGCCAGGCGCAGGGTGCGCCCCAGGCTTCCGTAGATCCGCACGCCCTGCCGGGCCAGGTCCACGGCGCTGTCGATCCGGCCCATCTCCACATACGCGCGGGACAGGTTGCACAGCGCGCTGGCCTCGCCGGGCTGGTCGTCCACGGCCCGGTAGGCGTCGATGGCACGGAGGAAATGCCGCTCCGCGTCGTCCCAGCGGGTGCGGCTGAGGTGCGCGATGATGCCGCGCTCGGTGAGGGCGCGCCCCATGGTCACGTGGTCCTCGACCGTGGAGCCCAGGGCCAGGGCGCGCTCCGCCTCCGCGTCGGCCTCCTCCAGCCGGCCGGTGAGGTTGTGCACCTTGGCCAGGCAGGTGCGGGCCCGGCCCTCGGCCCGGGTGTCGCCGACGGTGTGTGCCGTCTCGCTGACGACGCGGGCGACGGCCTCGTAGCGCGGGGCGTTGGCACCGGATTCGGCCAGGTCCATGGCGGCGAGCAGCAGATCCGCCGCCCGGCCCAGGGTGGTGCCCGAGGCGGCCTGCTGGGCGCAGGCCAGCAGGCAGTCCGCCTCGGTGAACAGCCAGTCCAAGGCGGCGCCCTGATGCGGGAAGACCAGGCCGGGGTGGTCGGCGGGGGCCAGGTGGTCGCCCAGCCGGTCGCCCGGCCGCTCCATGGCGTACACCCGTGCCGCCGTGGCGAGGTAGAAGCTCAGCAGCCGGGAGAGCGCCGCCTCGCGTTCCGTGGCCGACTGGTGCCGCTCCGCGCGGTCACGCGCGTAGAGCCGTACGAGGTCGTGGAAGCGGTAGCGGCCGGGCGCCGCGGACTCCAGCAGGGAGGCGTCGACCAGGGACTCCAGGAGTTCCTCGGCGTCGAAGGTGTCCAGTTGCAGGACGACGGCCGCCGCGGCGAGCGAGATGTCGGGGCCGTCCGCGAGCCCCAGCAACCGGAACGCCCGGGCCTGCGGCGGCTCCAGCTGGCCGTAGCCCAGCTCGAAGGTGGCCCGCACGGCGAGGTCGCCGGCCCGCAGCTCGTCCAGCCGCCGGCGCTGGTTGGCGAGCTTGCGCGCCAGCGTGGAGACGGTCCAGGTGCGGCGCGAGGCCAGCCGGGAGGCGGCGATCCGGATGGCCAGCGGCAGGAAGCCGCAGGCCGCCACCACGTCCATGGCCGCGTCGCGCTCGGAGCTGACCCGCTCCGCGCCCACGATGCGGGTGAAGAGGACCAGCGCCTCATCGGGGCTCATCACATCCAGGTCGACCAGGTGGGCGCCCTCCAGGTCGACCATCCGGGTCCGGCTGGTGATCAGCGCGGCGCAGCCCGGCGTACCGGGCAGCAGCGGCCTGACCTGTGCCGCGTCGCGTGCGTTGTCGAGCAGCGTGAGCACCCGGCGGCCGTCCAGCATCGAGCGGTAGAGCGCGGCCCGCTCGTGGACGCCCTCGGGGATCGCGCTGTCCGGGGCGCCGAGGGCGCGCAGGAAGGCGCCCAGGATCGCGTTGGGCTCCGCGGGCACCGGACCGGCGCCCTGGAGGTCGACGTAGAGCTGGCCGTCGGGGAAGTGGGCGCGGGCCGCGTGGGCGACGTGCACGGCGAGCGTCGTCTTGCCGACCCCACCGATTCCGGCCACGGCTGACACAGCCATGACACGCCCCTCGGCGGTGGCGAGCTCATCGCTCAGCTCCTCGACGAAGGCGACCCGGCCGGTGAAGTCCGCGACCGTCGCGGGCAGCTGGGCCGGCCTCACGAAGCTGGGCCCGGCGTGCGTGCGGTCGTCCACCGGGCTCGCCAGCTCGGCATCCGCCTGCAGAATGCGCTGATGCAGCTCGGACAGCTCCGGGCAGGGGTCCACGCCGAGATCCTCGGCGAGCAGCCGCCGGGTGTCGTTGTACACCGCCAGGGCCTCGGCCTGCCGGCCGCTGCGGTAGAGCGCCAGCATCAGCAGCTCGCGCAGCCGCTCCCGGAGCGGATGGGCGGCGGTCAGCGCGGTGAGCTCGGAGACCACCTCGGTGTGGTGGCCCAGTTCCAGGTCGAGATCGAGCCTGGTCTCGGTGAGCACGAGCTGCCACTCCGACAGCCGGGCGCGCTGCGTCGTGGCGTAGGGCCCCGACAGCCCGGCCAGGGCCTCACCGTCCCAGAGGTCCAGCGCCCGGCCGATGAGCTCATGGGCGCGCAGCCGGTCGCCCGAGTGCCGGGCCTTCTCCGCCTCCGTCGCCAGGCTCTCGGCCACATCGATGTCCAGGGCCCCGAGGCCCACTTGGACCGCGTAGCCGCCCGATTCGCTGACCAGGATGTCCGAATGCGGGGCGAACGCCTTGCGCAGCCTGGAGGCGTAGGTGCGCAGCGCCGCGATCGCGGCGTCCGGCGGATCGTCGCCCCACAGGGCGTCGACGAGTTCGGGGGCGGTGGCGGTGCGCCCGCCGCGCAGCAACAGAGCGGCGAGCAGGGCTCTTTGCTGCGGTGATCCGGTGCTCAGCTGTTCCTCGCCCCGAAAGGCCCGTACCGGTCCGAGCACGGTGAAGCGCAAGGACTGCTCCTGCGCCCGCTCCTTCTCGCCGGCCATGGTCTCCCCCTGCCTCCGCTCCCAGTTGCACGGGCCAGTTTGCCTTGCCGATACCCCTTACGTCAGTAGGGGCCGGACCTCTCCACAAGGCCCGCCCGACTTCGAGACCTCCGTTTGCCGACGGATCGTCAGTTCCAGGGCCCGCTTTCGGACACCGGGGGGCCGACTCCGAAGGGGTCCCGATGGCCGGGATTCGGATCTGCGGCCGCCGGGAGGTCCGGTGCCGAGGTCGCCAGCAGTTGGCGCACCTCCTCGGGCTCGGGTGAGCCCAGCCGCTCGCGAAGGGCCTGTGCCTGGCTCCAGTACTCCTGGGCCCGGCTTCGCTGTCCGGCCGCCATCAGGGCCTTCGACAGAACGGTGAGAAAGGAGAAGCGTCGCCACTCGCCGCCGAGTCCGCCCAGGGCGAGGGACTGTTCGGCGTGCGTCACCGCCTTGGTGGGGCGATGTGCTGCCAGATGCATTTCGGCCAGCCGGAAATGTGCCATGCCTTCCCACAGCGGCTGACGGGCTTCGCGGAACAGGTCGAGCGCCTCGGTGAGGTGAACGGCCGCCTCTTCCAGTCGGTGGGCACGCGTCAGCGCGATGCCGAGGGTGTACATCCCGTTGGCGAGCCGTAAGGGGGCGCCGAGCCTGCGGTAGATGGCGAGCCCCTGCTCGGCCAGTTCCACCCCGCTCCGGGTGCGGCCCCGGCTCACATGGAGCCGGGAGAGGTTGGCCAGGGCGCTCGCCTCGCCGGCCTCGTTGGCATCGGCGCGGAACGCCTCGAGGGCCTGTCCGAGGAACCGCTCCGCGTCGTCGTACCGCCCCAGCCCGTTGGTGACGATGCCGAGCTGATTGGAGGCGCGGCTGGCGATCACCGGATCCTCGCCGTCCAGTTCCAGGGCGAGGCGAAGCTCGCGCTCGGCCTGGGCGTACCGGCCCGTGAAGCTGTACAGATGCCCCAGCGCCGAGCGGGCGCGGGCCTCGGTACGGGAGTCCCCGGCCGCGTGGGCCGCGTCGCCGGCCGCCCGCGCCACCGTTTCGTACTGCCGCGGCCGGGCCCCGGACTCGGCGAGGTCCAGCGCGCCCAGCAGCAGATCCCCGGCGCGGCGGCGGGTGGTCTCCCCGGTGCACCTGGGCACGCAGTCGAGCAGGCAGTCGCCCTCCGCGAAGAGCCAGTCCAGGGCGGCCTTCGAGGTCTCGAAGCGCAGCCCGGGATGGCCGGTGGGCTCCAGGTGCTCGACCATGCGATCCCCGGGCCGCTCCATGGCGTACACCCGCGCCGCCGTGGCGAGGTAGAAGTCCAGCAGCCGCGACAGCGCCTCCTCGCGCTCCGCCGCCGCCTGCGACTCCCGCTCGGCGCAGGACCGCGCGTAGAGCCGTACGAGGTCGTGGAAGCGGTAGCGCCCCGGTACGGCGGACTCCAGCAGCGAGATGTCCACGAGGGAGGTGAGGAGCCGGGCGGTCTCCTCGATGTCGAGGCCGAGCACCGCGCCCGCGGCCGGCAGGGAGATGTCCGGGCCGCCGACCAGGCCGAGCAGCCGGAAGGCGCGGGCCTGGGCCGGGTCGAGCTGTCCATAGCCGAGCCCGAAGGTCGCCTTGACCGCCAGATCCCCGGCCCGCAGCTCGTCCAGCCGCCGCCGCTCATCGGCGAGTTTGCGGGCGAGAACGGAGACGGTCCAGGTGCGGCGGGAGGCGAGCCGGCAGGCCGCGATGCGGATGGCGAGCGG contains:
- a CDS encoding AfsR/SARP family transcriptional regulator, producing MAGEKERAQEQSLRFTVLGPVRAFRGEEQLSTGSPQQRALLAALLLRGGRTATAPELVDALWGDDPPDAAIAALRTYASRLRKAFAPHSDILVSESGGYAVQVGLGALDIDVAESLATEAEKARHSGDRLRAHELIGRALDLWDGEALAGLSGPYATTQRARLSEWQLVLTETRLDLDLELGHHTEVVSELTALTAAHPLRERLRELLMLALYRSGRQAEALAVYNDTRRLLAEDLGVDPCPELSELHQRILQADAELASPVDDRTHAGPSFVRPAQLPATVADFTGRVAFVEELSDELATAEGRVMAVSAVAGIGGVGKTTLAVHVAHAARAHFPDGQLYVDLQGAGPVPAEPNAILGAFLRALGAPDSAIPEGVHERAALYRSMLDGRRVLTLLDNARDAAQVRPLLPGTPGCAALITSRTRMVDLEGAHLVDLDVMSPDEALVLFTRIVGAERVSSERDAAMDVVAACGFLPLAIRIAASRLASRRTWTVSTLARKLANQRRRLDELRAGDLAVRATFELGYGQLEPPQARAFRLLGLADGPDISLAAAAVVLQLDTFDAEELLESLVDASLLESAAPGRYRFHDLVRLYARDRAERHQSATEREAALSRLLSFYLATAARVYAMERPGDRLGDHLAPADHPGLVFPHQGAALDWLFTEADCLLACAQQAASGTTLGRAADLLLAAMDLAESGANAPRYEAVARVVSETAHTVGDTRAEGRARTCLAKVHNLTGRLEEADAEAERALALGSTVEDHVTMGRALTERGIIAHLSRTRWDDAERHFLRAIDAYRAVDDQPGEASALCNLSRAYVEMGRIDSAVDLARQGVRIYGSLGRTLRLANGKYALGIALTGSGSLTHALEQLTEALGLFREHRQPLWEGMTHQRMAEAHLSIGRPAEAATHAEQALALRGIGGEWRRAIVLTLLGKALLELGQNERADACWREALSIHERLGAPEAEDVRGLLAPATAA